The following are encoded together in the Weissella soli genome:
- a CDS encoding o-succinylbenzoate--CoA ligase, producing MKNWLLQRVDLTPNRLAVRFNAQELTFKELNQRVQKLVRKLGAPLAAEQRVAIITPNNLDGYLLILAVQQLGKTIVFLNRRLSQRELAYQLQDAAIRVLIQDDDYELRFTGISQLTFSAIKALPEQACHAVATFDLDDVATIMYTSGTTGNPKGVMQTFGNHFYSAIGSALNLGMLPGDVWIAAVPLFHISGFSIMTKSLIYGMGVSLYDHFDVDAINTELQNGQASTISVVPVMLKNMLAALPANTTYHPNFRTVLLGGGPTDMPTLERASKLGVAIVQSYGMTETASQVVALAGEDAARKLGSVGKPLFPVEIRVKTAADAKTGRVQVKSPTLTVGYLNNEAKYQAAFDDGWFDTGDMGWFDEEGYLYIQGREGDMISSGGENVFPDEIESAYAALPEIETIAVAGVPDEKWGAVPVAYIKFVPGQSLTQATLRAFGRQELAHFKVPAKFVTVTDFPRTASGKLQRHLLAEQSFEIIP from the coding sequence ATGAAAAATTGGTTGTTACAACGAGTAGATTTGACACCGAATCGACTAGCGGTACGTTTTAACGCCCAAGAGTTAACCTTCAAGGAGTTAAATCAGCGGGTGCAAAAGTTAGTACGAAAATTGGGGGCACCACTAGCAGCGGAGCAACGCGTGGCCATTATCACTCCCAATAATCTAGACGGTTATTTACTGATCTTGGCCGTCCAACAACTGGGTAAGACGATTGTTTTCCTAAATCGCCGCCTGTCACAGCGCGAATTAGCCTATCAATTACAAGATGCCGCCATTCGGGTCCTTATTCAGGATGATGATTATGAGCTACGGTTTACTGGGATCTCACAATTAACATTTTCGGCGATTAAAGCCTTGCCTGAGCAAGCATGTCACGCAGTTGCGACATTTGATTTAGATGATGTGGCCACAATCATGTATACTTCAGGCACTACTGGCAATCCGAAAGGGGTGATGCAAACCTTTGGTAATCACTTTTATTCGGCCATCGGCTCAGCCTTGAATTTAGGTATGCTGCCCGGTGACGTCTGGATTGCTGCGGTCCCTTTGTTTCATATTTCGGGTTTTTCCATTATGACTAAATCGCTCATCTATGGGATGGGGGTTAGTTTGTATGACCATTTTGACGTTGATGCGATTAATACCGAGTTACAAAACGGTCAGGCAAGCACCATTTCAGTGGTGCCAGTCATGTTAAAAAATATGTTGGCGGCCTTACCAGCAAATACCACCTACCATCCCAACTTCCGGACAGTGTTGTTGGGTGGTGGTCCTACCGATATGCCAACGCTGGAACGGGCTAGTAAGTTGGGGGTTGCGATTGTTCAGTCCTATGGTATGACTGAAACGGCCTCCCAGGTGGTTGCTCTCGCAGGCGAAGATGCCGCCCGTAAATTAGGTTCAGTTGGTAAGCCATTGTTCCCTGTCGAAATTCGCGTGAAGACCGCAGCCGATGCTAAAACAGGGCGTGTGCAGGTTAAATCGCCAACCCTAACAGTGGGCTATCTCAACAACGAGGCCAAGTATCAGGCCGCCTTTGATGACGGATGGTTTGATACCGGTGACATGGGGTGGTTTGACGAAGAAGGTTACTTGTACATTCAGGGGCGTGAAGGCGATATGATTTCATCAGGTGGTGAGAATGTTTTTCCAGATGAGATTGAATCAGCGTATGCCGCCTTGCCCGAAATTGAAACAATCGCCGTGGCCGGTGTACCCGATGAAAAGTGGGGGGCCGTACCAGTGGCGTATATTAAGTTTGTCCCCGGTCAGTCCTTAACGCAGGCCACCTTACGTGCATTTGGGCGTCAGGAATTGGCCCATTTCAAAGTGCCGGCGAAATTTGTCACGGTCACCGATTTTCCAAGAACTGCTAGTGGTAAATTACAACGCCACTTATTAGCTGAGCAATCTTTTGAAATTATTCCATAA